In the genome of Paenibacillus sp. FSL R5-0766, one region contains:
- a CDS encoding amino acid adenylation domain-containing protein, translating to MNVKDLTINKVFEIQAQKTPDKIALIYDGGTMTYSELNKKANQLARYLIQRNVMVGDIVTLQLKRSFEMVICILAVLKAGAVYLPLSVNEPVERLNYLLLKSNAKILLTDTELSAPSTVPFINIKEVKYDIFESSSLEIKFSSENLAYIIFTSGSTGEPKGVMVEHKSVVNFLSWRKEEHSLSDDDVLILKHSYTFDFSIFELFAWFFAGASLCILKQDEEKYPDILINKIFEHNVTSINFVTSAFKLFLDVAEHKDSMDKLKSLKNVYFGGEYLNHTLVEKFYSLFGRNTNTNLHHVYGPTETTIIVTCFSLSHDIFSKLSEIPIGKPIDNTMINILNEDLTECAVNEVGEIYISGACVARGYINDENLSSKSFLPDLIHQHGRMYKSGDLGKRTDDGNIVFVGRADNQVKIRGYRIELEEIEKMLIKYTDVTHALVMVHDHNALVCYYTSTKEIAKDTLVEYLAGYLPEYMIPLDIIRIDDFVYTSSGKIDRNYDYSLPEKSKVINNQPQLSTLEQRTIGIIARNLPKIPEQSISLEADLVSLGVNSVFFIKLIIDMEEEFDIIFDDNMLARDSFVKVKDFAEYITQKIN from the coding sequence ATGAATGTGAAAGATTTGACAATAAACAAAGTGTTTGAAATCCAAGCACAAAAAACACCAGATAAGATTGCTTTAATTTATGATGGCGGCACAATGACATATTCTGAGCTTAATAAAAAAGCTAACCAGCTGGCAAGATATTTAATCCAGAGAAATGTCATGGTTGGTGATATAGTTACACTGCAACTAAAACGTTCATTTGAAATGGTTATTTGTATTTTAGCCGTTTTGAAGGCGGGTGCCGTTTATTTACCCTTGAGCGTGAATGAACCGGTTGAACGGCTCAACTACCTCTTATTAAAAAGCAATGCAAAAATTCTATTAACTGACACAGAATTGTCGGCTCCAAGTACTGTGCCGTTTATCAATATAAAAGAAGTAAAGTATGACATTTTTGAGAGTTCAAGCTTGGAGATCAAATTTTCTTCCGAGAATCTCGCTTATATCATATTTACCTCCGGATCAACGGGTGAGCCTAAAGGTGTGATGGTTGAACATAAATCCGTGGTCAATTTTTTGAGTTGGAGGAAAGAAGAACATTCATTAAGTGACGATGATGTTCTGATTCTAAAACATTCTTATACTTTTGACTTTTCAATATTTGAATTATTCGCATGGTTTTTTGCAGGAGCTTCATTATGTATATTGAAACAAGACGAAGAGAAATACCCGGATATCTTAATAAACAAAATATTTGAACATAACGTTACTTCAATAAACTTTGTAACATCGGCGTTTAAATTATTTTTAGATGTTGCAGAACATAAGGATTCCATGGATAAGCTTAAATCTTTGAAAAATGTATATTTTGGTGGAGAATATTTGAACCATACACTAGTAGAAAAGTTTTATAGTTTGTTTGGTAGAAATACAAATACTAATTTACATCATGTGTATGGTCCTACAGAAACTACAATTATAGTAACCTGCTTTAGCTTAAGTCATGATATTTTTTCAAAACTATCTGAAATTCCAATTGGAAAGCCAATTGATAATACGATGATAAACATATTAAATGAAGATTTAACTGAATGTGCTGTGAATGAGGTTGGAGAAATTTATATTTCTGGTGCTTGTGTTGCTCGTGGCTATATTAACGATGAAAATTTGAGCAGTAAAAGTTTTTTGCCGGATTTGATACATCAACATGGCAGGATGTATAAAAGCGGAGACCTAGGAAAACGGACAGATGATGGTAATATTGTGTTCGTTGGAAGGGCTGATAATCAGGTTAAAATACGTGGCTATAGAATAGAGCTTGAGGAAATTGAAAAGATGTTGATCAAATACACTGACGTTACCCATGCATTAGTAATGGTACATGATCATAACGCTCTGGTTTGTTATTATACTAGCACAAAGGAAATAGCCAAAGATACTCTTGTCGAGTATTTAGCAGGCTATTTACCGGAATATATGATTCCACTTGATATTATTAGAATTGATGATTTTGTATATACTTCAAGCGGGAAGATAGACCGAAACTATGATTATTCTTTACCAGAGAAAAGTAAAGTTATAAATAACCAACCACAACTATCAACGTTAGAACAAAGAACTATTGGAATAATTGCAAGAAATCTGCCCAAAATCCCCGAACAATCAATTTCCCTTGAGGCGGATTTGGTAAGTCTCGGAGTTAATTCAGTATTTTTCATAAAATTAATTATTGATATGGAAGAAGAGTTTGACATAATATTTGATGACAACATGTTGGCCAGGGATTCATTTGTGAAAGTCAAAGATTTTGCTGAGTACATTACCCAAAAGATAAACTGA
- the ispF gene encoding 2-C-methyl-D-erythritol 2,4-cyclodiphosphate synthase, translating into MKVGIGQDSHRFDPNGTKELILGGVKVDSDKSFFTNSDGDVVLHALTNAISGITCVNILGKIADEMCLERGILNSAEYVKEALKYMNGLKISNVSFSIECSTPKISPIIADMRNSIANLLDIEANCVGITATSGEELTEFGKGKGIQVFCTVCAI; encoded by the coding sequence ATGAAGGTAGGTATTGGGCAAGATAGCCACAGATTTGATCCAAATGGTACCAAGGAACTCATTTTAGGTGGAGTGAAGGTAGACAGTGATAAATCATTTTTTACCAACAGCGATGGAGATGTTGTTCTTCACGCATTGACAAATGCAATTTCAGGTATTACATGTGTCAATATCCTCGGGAAAATTGCGGACGAAATGTGTTTGGAACGAGGAATTCTGAATAGCGCAGAATACGTTAAGGAAGCATTAAAGTATATGAATGGATTGAAGATATCTAATGTTTCTTTTTCAATAGAATGTTCCACACCCAAAATATCACCTATTATTGCTGACATGCGTAATTCAATAGCTAATTTGCTTGACATTGAGGCTAATTGTGTAGGTATTACTGCAACATCGGGAGAAGAATTGACAGAGTTCGGTAAAGGGAAGGGTATACAAGTTTTTTGTACTGTGTGTGCTATTTAA
- a CDS encoding nucleotidyltransferase family protein has protein sequence MQTKLEWTPEQELLILTSRLTFSENQKEQLTTLLSENRINWFEFYKLTLYHKTTTLCWKNIKTYCPDVSIPKYLREVITSASISIAERNKNYQLKIKEALDEFKKHDLTCIPVKGSYLIPNMYKDYGIRYSGDADFLVKYSDIAKLGDAMESLGFIKSNGIYNEIDNTITPISRAEEIMWKRSMSNLPPYLKLNDNRFTPFYLFDFRFALDDTLNHDPINEIIDNYIRTGHVNPSHVLTHLCTHFYGEATYTLTIFFGKDMSLIKLCDIREYIIQCMDNVSLESCVSFAKKNNLEKQIYYTMFYLKLVYNDGYEDEIMEKLGVVDQDFMREFGENQLGEKQKFKKGFYERIFSCDNSDEMLEGPRFLEI, from the coding sequence ATGCAAACGAAACTTGAATGGACCCCTGAACAAGAGTTGCTTATATTGACTAGCAGACTTACTTTTTCTGAAAATCAAAAAGAACAATTAACTACCTTGCTTAGTGAAAACAGAATTAATTGGTTTGAGTTTTACAAATTAACATTGTACCACAAAACTACGACATTATGCTGGAAAAATATCAAGACATATTGTCCTGATGTATCCATCCCAAAATATTTAAGAGAAGTAATAACCAGCGCAAGTATCTCAATAGCTGAAAGAAATAAAAATTATCAATTGAAAATAAAGGAAGCCTTAGATGAATTTAAGAAACATGATCTTACTTGTATTCCCGTAAAGGGATCTTACTTAATACCAAATATGTATAAAGATTATGGTATTAGATATAGTGGAGATGCTGACTTTCTAGTTAAGTATTCAGATATAGCGAAACTAGGAGATGCAATGGAATCCCTTGGTTTTATCAAGAGCAACGGCATATACAATGAAATAGATAATACAATAACTCCAATTTCTCGAGCAGAGGAAATTATGTGGAAGAGATCAATGAGTAACTTACCACCTTATCTAAAATTAAATGATAATCGGTTTACCCCATTTTATTTATTTGACTTTAGATTTGCATTAGATGATACATTGAACCATGACCCAATTAATGAAATAATTGACAACTACATAAGGACAGGACATGTTAATCCATCCCATGTCCTTACTCATCTTTGCACCCATTTTTATGGCGAAGCTACGTACACATTAACTATATTTTTTGGAAAAGATATGAGTTTAATAAAACTTTGTGACATAAGAGAATATATCATTCAATGTATGGATAATGTATCACTTGAATCGTGTGTTTCGTTTGCCAAAAAGAACAATCTAGAAAAACAAATATATTACACAATGTTCTATTTAAAATTAGTATATAACGATGGATATGAAGATGAAATCATGGAAAAATTAGGAGTAGTGGATCAAGACTTTATGAGAGAATTTGGAGAGAATCAACTCGGTGAGAAACAGAAATTTAAAAAAGGATTCTATGAAAGGATTTTTTCGTGTGACAATAGCGATGAAATGTTAGAAGGACCAAGATTTCTAGAAATCTAA
- a CDS encoding glycosyltransferase, which yields MKITGCILTKNEAPLLEDAIRNLKKLTNNIIIVDNGSSDNTRQIAEKFECDIIISPQTILDQTRNVYLNAINSGWVFVLDTDERLDDRTITTIHNFCSQAPAEVMLARLPRYEYLGNGLFFESTMSRLFRSHPQIRYDPSPIHSSVTYSVKDLSGEIKFLDAPIQHIDVLVKQNSEMKRLSYTKLLEETLTQNEGTYYYMNLLMFLGVEYATSRDYDKALNIFDSILNSNRCTERMRYYVEFYKCRLFMLEGEFEKVKELVHVDQISDLYWKAKFLTLKAEILWINGDLENSKKCYYEALDINPNELQLLLNLAYLEKIENPQVTVDMINNAIKINSYLLEPIIYKNVDSTKNVFFFQKPIDLMNRNSTNIFECMIEALKSLEETNEINTWMNHQINCIA from the coding sequence ATGAAAATAACTGGTTGTATTTTAACAAAAAATGAAGCTCCGCTCTTGGAAGATGCTATTAGGAATCTGAAAAAATTAACAAATAATATTATTATAGTTGATAATGGTTCATCTGATAATACAAGACAAATTGCTGAAAAGTTTGAATGCGATATAATTATCAGCCCCCAAACTATCTTAGATCAAACTAGAAATGTTTATTTAAATGCAATAAACTCTGGTTGGGTTTTTGTATTAGATACGGATGAACGTTTAGATGATAGAACAATAACTACTATACATAATTTTTGTTCACAAGCTCCTGCTGAAGTTATGTTAGCTAGATTACCTAGATATGAATATTTGGGTAATGGTTTGTTTTTTGAGTCAACTATGTCACGTTTATTTAGAAGTCACCCTCAAATCCGTTATGATCCATCACCTATTCATTCTTCAGTTACATATTCTGTAAAGGATTTATCAGGTGAGATAAAATTTCTTGACGCTCCAATTCAACATATAGATGTTCTAGTCAAACAGAATAGTGAAATGAAGAGATTATCTTACACAAAATTATTAGAAGAAACACTCACTCAAAATGAAGGAACTTATTATTATATGAATTTGTTGATGTTTTTAGGCGTAGAATATGCGACTTCGAGAGATTATGACAAAGCTTTAAATATTTTTGATAGTATTTTGAATTCAAATAGATGTACTGAACGAATGAGATATTATGTGGAATTTTATAAATGTAGGCTTTTTATGTTAGAGGGCGAATTTGAAAAAGTTAAGGAGTTAGTACATGTAGATCAGATATCTGATTTGTATTGGAAGGCGAAATTTTTAACTTTAAAAGCAGAAATATTATGGATAAATGGGGATCTTGAAAATTCGAAGAAGTGTTACTACGAAGCGCTTGATATCAATCCTAACGAATTGCAATTATTGTTGAATTTAGCTTATCTTGAAAAAATTGAAAACCCACAGGTTACTGTTGATATGATAAACAATGCTATAAAAATTAATTCATATTTATTAGAGCCTATTATTTATAAAAATGTTGATAGCACTAAAAATGTATTCTTTTTTCAAAAACCGATTGATTTAATGAATCGTAATTCTACTAATATTTTTGAATGTATGATAGAAGCATTGAAAAGTTTAGAAGAAACCAATGAAATCAACACATGGATGAATCACCAAATAAATTGTATTGCATAA
- a CDS encoding VOC family protein, with translation MLLHADFFVSSINDSLKFYVDALGFELVDEFEVNGDLVRFISAGIYSKCRVVLLRIGVRSAMIELIEFVDKKTDDVIKSRGSITILVPSLDEKISVLRNKGISPVSDVFNVDSNKFGRSKVLFYSDFDGNKIEFLEKV, from the coding sequence ATGCTTTTGCATGCTGATTTTTTTGTGAGCTCTATAAATGATTCACTAAAATTCTACGTTGATGCTTTGGGTTTTGAATTAGTGGATGAATTTGAAGTGAATGGAGATTTAGTGCGATTTATTTCTGCTGGGATATACTCAAAATGCAGAGTTGTATTGTTGAGAATTGGAGTTAGAAGTGCAATGATCGAGTTGATTGAATTTGTGGATAAAAAAACAGATGATGTAATAAAGTCTAGGGGATCTATAACAATATTAGTGCCTTCTTTAGATGAGAAAATATCTGTTTTACGAAACAAAGGTATTAGTCCAGTTTCTGATGTTTTTAATGTAGATAGTAATAAGTTTGGGAGAAGTAAAGTTTTATTTTATAGTGATTTTGATGGGAACAAAATAGAATTCTTAGAAAAGGTTTAA